The following proteins come from a genomic window of Pararhodobacter sp.:
- a CDS encoding Eco57I restriction-modification methylase domain-containing protein, with protein sequence MARKPIVDMSAWPSLSLEGNLIAPAMVAAADRREASEQTEADYRIRKGLTIREEISTAFRVGQSHFDTFAKIADPSADATRRFIKAFLQETFGFDDLAPADGALAFIAGGRVPIVVVPPSDEKLDRRSATLSTDRTRSPAFALQDHLNEHDETLWGLVTNGTLIRLMRDNASLTRPAYIEADLSQIFTNEDAASFAVLWLLIHRTRFGVADAPATDCALERWRDAGSKEGEVARDRLALQVQIALKVLGSGFLEANPDLATKLKSGEVNLTEWFNELLRLVYRLIFLMVAEDRNLLHPEKGKPDARKLYAEGYSLVALRAQCYRAASWDKHHDRYEGVKIVFHALAHGQAALALPALGGLFSDDKLPHLETARLRNRAFMEALYRLSWLDQKTGMVPVNWRAMETEELGSVYESLLELQPQLGDDGKTLLFASEAAEQKGNQRKTTGSYYTPDSLVQALLDTALDPVLDKTEAEADDPAKVLLKLSVIDPACGSGHFLLAAARRIATRLARIRADGTPSLSDFRHALRDVARSCLHGVDRNPMAVELTKVALWIETVDPGLPLGFFDAQIRCGDALLGVFDLKVLQDGIPDAAYKPLTGDDKPTAKYYLQANRAATSGQGGFDFGTGQVAMPEMKPLALDFSGFRDLPEDTVEQIGAKAARFKELRKGQAFVRATAAANLYVAAFLLPKVGGAPAGASARTVPTTEELWMALNQGKMRQAMMDAPKAARRARAFHWPLEFPDVMQRGGFDVVLGNPPWEVMQLSEEEYFASRRPEIAEMKGAARKRAIAALEKNDPNAFSEFTKSKRSFDASNEFSRESGRFDLTARGKVNTYSLFAELFSELALRRAGIVVPTGIATDATTATFFAHLVEGKRISRLVDFENSAPIFPSVHRSYKFALLTLGRDEPVAHFAFYLTEPSQIAEPERNFSLSPQEIAAINPNTKTAPVFRTRHDASLTAKICSFGAALIDATCKPERSPFEVIVIQNFFTSSNQSDAELFEKYLGHDSNGNLLPVKRGGSIWHYDHRFDAPEQIRLGAQDWRGTDRFVPKTEVANRLLEKGWRRSWMMGWRDITNASNERTVVAAAFPITATDDTLSLLLPLIDPPALSACLLANLNSLTLDYVAQAKVGGTHIRKNVIAQFPTLHPESYTAPQVAFITPKVLELTYTSHSLAPFARDLGHDGLPFAWDEDRRALLRADLDAFYARAYGLTRDELRYILDPADVKGPDYPSETFRVLKEKEIRHHGEYRTRRLVLAAWDRMEANGEFAAMGM encoded by the coding sequence ATGGCGCGCAAACCCATCGTTGACATGTCCGCCTGGCCATCGCTTAGCCTTGAAGGCAACCTTATCGCGCCTGCCATGGTCGCTGCAGCCGACCGTCGTGAGGCGTCAGAACAGACGGAGGCTGATTACCGCATCCGCAAGGGGCTGACGATCCGCGAGGAAATCTCAACCGCTTTTCGCGTCGGCCAGTCCCATTTTGACACCTTTGCCAAGATCGCTGACCCCTCCGCAGATGCGACGCGACGCTTTATCAAAGCCTTTCTGCAGGAAACCTTTGGCTTCGATGACCTTGCCCCAGCGGATGGCGCTTTGGCCTTCATCGCGGGCGGACGAGTGCCGATCGTGGTTGTACCCCCATCAGACGAAAAACTTGACCGGCGCAGTGCGACGCTCTCGACTGACCGCACACGCTCCCCCGCCTTCGCGCTTCAGGACCACCTGAACGAGCATGACGAAACCCTCTGGGGGCTCGTTACAAACGGTACCTTGATCCGGTTGATGCGCGACAACGCATCGCTGACCCGCCCAGCGTATATCGAGGCCGACCTCTCCCAGATATTCACCAACGAGGATGCCGCCTCCTTTGCCGTCCTCTGGCTACTGATCCATCGCACCCGCTTTGGCGTCGCAGACGCCCCGGCGACAGATTGCGCGCTGGAACGCTGGCGCGACGCAGGGTCGAAGGAAGGCGAAGTTGCGCGCGACAGATTGGCACTTCAGGTCCAGATCGCGCTCAAGGTTCTCGGGTCTGGCTTCCTCGAGGCCAACCCTGATCTCGCGACCAAGTTAAAATCAGGCGAGGTCAACCTGACCGAGTGGTTCAACGAACTCCTCCGCCTTGTCTACCGTCTGATCTTCCTGATGGTGGCCGAGGATCGCAATCTCCTGCACCCCGAAAAGGGCAAGCCCGACGCCCGCAAGCTTTATGCAGAGGGCTACAGCCTGGTGGCCCTGCGCGCGCAATGCTACCGCGCCGCCTCGTGGGACAAGCATCACGACCGCTATGAGGGCGTCAAGATTGTCTTTCATGCGCTGGCCCATGGCCAGGCCGCACTCGCGCTTCCGGCCCTCGGCGGCCTCTTCTCCGACGACAAGCTGCCCCACCTCGAGACTGCCCGCCTGCGCAATCGTGCCTTCATGGAGGCGCTCTACCGCCTCTCTTGGCTCGACCAGAAAACCGGCATGGTCCCTGTTAACTGGCGCGCCATGGAGACCGAGGAACTGGGCTCCGTCTACGAATCCCTCCTCGAACTGCAGCCGCAGTTGGGCGACGACGGCAAGACCCTGCTCTTCGCGTCTGAAGCCGCCGAGCAGAAGGGCAACCAGCGCAAGACCACAGGCTCATACTACACGCCCGACAGCCTCGTTCAGGCGCTGCTCGACACTGCGCTCGATCCGGTGCTGGACAAGACAGAGGCCGAGGCGGACGATCCCGCCAAGGTGCTGCTGAAACTCTCGGTCATCGATCCCGCCTGCGGCTCGGGCCACTTCCTGCTGGCCGCCGCCCGCCGCATCGCCACGCGGCTCGCCCGCATCCGCGCCGATGGCACGCCGTCGCTCTCCGATTTCCGCCATGCCCTGCGCGATGTCGCGCGGTCCTGCCTGCACGGGGTGGACCGTAACCCGATGGCGGTAGAGCTGACCAAGGTCGCGCTGTGGATCGAGACGGTGGACCCCGGCCTTCCCCTCGGCTTCTTCGACGCGCAGATCCGCTGCGGCGATGCGCTATTGGGCGTGTTCGACCTCAAGGTGCTGCAAGACGGCATCCCCGATGCGGCCTACAAGCCGCTGACGGGTGACGACAAACCCACCGCGAAATACTACCTTCAAGCCAACCGCGCCGCGACGTCCGGTCAGGGCGGGTTCGATTTCGGCACCGGCCAGGTTGCCATGCCCGAGATGAAACCGCTGGCGCTGGATTTCTCGGGCTTCCGCGATCTGCCCGAGGATACGGTCGAGCAGATCGGGGCCAAGGCCGCGCGATTCAAGGAACTGCGCAAGGGGCAGGCCTTTGTTCGGGCGACGGCGGCGGCGAACCTGTATGTCGCGGCCTTCCTGCTGCCCAAGGTTGGCGGCGCACCGGCGGGGGCCTCTGCCCGCACCGTGCCAACGACCGAGGAGCTGTGGATGGCCCTCAATCAGGGCAAGATGCGGCAGGCGATGATGGACGCGCCCAAGGCCGCCCGCCGCGCCCGCGCCTTTCACTGGCCACTGGAGTTCCCCGATGTGATGCAGCGGGGTGGGTTCGACGTGGTGCTGGGCAACCCGCCGTGGGAGGTGATGCAGCTGTCAGAAGAGGAATACTTTGCGTCGCGAAGGCCCGAAATCGCCGAAATGAAAGGCGCGGCGCGAAAGAGAGCAATCGCGGCACTTGAAAAGAACGACCCAAACGCATTTTCAGAGTTCACGAAGAGCAAGCGATCCTTTGATGCCAGCAATGAATTCTCAAGAGAGTCTGGGCGATTTGATCTCACTGCCCGAGGAAAGGTGAACACATATAGCCTGTTTGCTGAGTTATTCTCTGAACTTGCACTGAGGCGCGCCGGAATCGTAGTGCCAACGGGAATAGCTACTGACGCAACGACGGCAACTTTCTTTGCTCACCTTGTCGAAGGAAAAAGGATCTCCCGACTTGTGGATTTTGAAAACTCTGCGCCGATTTTTCCAAGCGTCCACAGGAGCTATAAATTCGCCCTCCTGACGCTTGGCAGAGATGAACCGGTAGCACACTTTGCCTTCTACCTAACCGAACCCTCTCAGATTGCAGAACCGGAACGCAACTTCAGTCTTTCACCTCAGGAAATCGCCGCCATTAATCCGAATACCAAAACGGCGCCGGTCTTCCGCACGAGGCATGATGCGTCACTGACTGCAAAGATCTGCTCTTTCGGTGCTGCACTTATTGATGCGACCTGTAAACCAGAGCGCTCGCCATTCGAAGTAATTGTGATTCAGAATTTCTTTACATCATCAAATCAGTCAGATGCAGAGCTATTTGAGAAATATCTGGGGCATGATAGCAATGGTAATCTTCTACCTGTAAAGAGGGGAGGATCCATCTGGCACTACGACCATCGCTTTGACGCACCCGAACAAATCCGCCTCGGCGCACAGGACTGGCGTGGGACTGATCGGTTTGTTCCCAAGACAGAGGTGGCTAATCGACTTCTGGAAAAGGGGTGGCGCCGCAGCTGGATGATGGGTTGGCGAGATATAACCAACGCATCCAACGAAAGGACAGTCGTGGCGGCCGCGTTTCCGATAACGGCAACAGACGATACACTATCGCTGTTGTTGCCATTGATTGACCCGCCGGCGCTAAGTGCATGCTTGTTGGCAAATCTAAATAGTCTGACCCTAGATTATGTTGCTCAAGCCAAAGTAGGCGGAACACATATTCGAAAGAATGTAATTGCGCAGTTCCCAACGCTTCACCCAGAATCTTACACTGCGCCCCAAGTGGCTTTCATCACTCCGAAGGTGCTGGAACTCACCTACACCTCGCACAGCCTCGCCCCCTTCGCCCGCGATCTGGGCCATGACGGCCTGCCCTTCGCCTGGGACGAGGACCGCCGCGCCCTCCTCCGCGCCGATCTCGACGCCTTCTACGCCCGCGCCTACGGTCTGACCCGCGACGAGCTGCGCTACATCCTCGACCCCGCCGACGTGAAGGGCCCCGACTACCCCTCGGAAACCTTCCGCGTCCTGAAGGAAAAGGAAATCCGCCACCACGGCGAATACCGCACCCGCCGCCTCGTCCTCGCCGCCTGGGACCGGATGGAAGCGAACGGCGAATTCGCGGCGATGGGGATGTAG
- a CDS encoding ImmA/IrrE family metallo-endopeptidase gives MGVVDPTRYGQFKPLFCACVREIYKPEDDWLSDPITEIELLGSDGLPDESDFAILPYIGLFLHEVRQGLVDPFVIALSTPGMAEEPASLFIQPDLFGGQPSAQDDTERALIDQLIAATKLYNSGVAIKELFAFTIRLREFAPFNAMLLHIQKPGLTHAATAQDWHKRFGRVPKKGTRPLLVLRTKGPVDFVFDILDTEGRDVPVDAFAFPTFGNLTDNRFTEFMRAVKKERIDLVALDAGDGQAGWIRLLAASTAKSGKNLYQLGYNSNHDAATRFVTVAHELAHLYLGHLGLDAGRRVPDRRDTPHALMEVEAEMTAYLVAMRNGLKPRSESYLANYKGAFQDLNLYAVTRAANAVETAMGIAAQKLWNEKA, from the coding sequence ATGGGCGTCGTTGATCCGACCAGGTATGGCCAGTTCAAGCCACTGTTTTGCGCATGCGTCCGAGAAATCTATAAGCCGGAAGATGATTGGCTATCGGACCCCATCACCGAGATTGAACTCTTGGGATCAGACGGGCTTCCGGACGAATCGGACTTCGCTATTTTGCCTTACATCGGTCTGTTTCTTCATGAAGTCCGGCAGGGTCTCGTCGACCCGTTTGTCATTGCCCTTTCGACGCCAGGCATGGCTGAGGAACCCGCCTCTCTATTTATCCAGCCGGATCTGTTCGGCGGTCAACCTTCCGCTCAGGATGACACCGAGCGCGCGCTGATCGACCAGCTGATCGCTGCAACGAAGCTCTACAACAGCGGAGTGGCGATCAAGGAGCTGTTCGCCTTCACCATACGCTTGCGCGAATTCGCCCCGTTCAACGCGATGCTGTTGCACATCCAGAAGCCGGGGCTGACCCACGCAGCAACGGCACAGGACTGGCACAAGCGGTTCGGGCGGGTGCCGAAGAAGGGCACCCGCCCACTGTTGGTTTTGCGCACCAAGGGCCCGGTCGATTTCGTCTTCGACATCCTCGATACCGAGGGGCGCGATGTCCCGGTTGATGCCTTTGCCTTCCCCACCTTCGGCAACCTGACCGACAACCGGTTCACCGAATTCATGCGAGCGGTGAAGAAGGAACGGATCGACCTTGTCGCCCTTGACGCCGGCGATGGCCAGGCAGGCTGGATCAGGTTGCTGGCGGCTTCGACTGCCAAGTCCGGCAAGAACCTCTATCAGCTCGGCTACAACAGCAATCACGACGCCGCCACGCGCTTCGTCACGGTGGCGCATGAATTGGCGCATCTCTACCTGGGGCACCTCGGGCTTGATGCTGGTCGTCGGGTGCCGGATCGGAGGGATACGCCGCACGCGCTGATGGAAGTCGAGGCGGAAATGACGGCCTATCTGGTCGCAATGCGCAACGGGCTGAAACCCAGAAGTGAAAGCTATCTGGCCAACTACAAGGGCGCTTTCCAAGATTTGAACCTGTATGCAGTGACCCGGGCGGCGAATGCCGTGGAAACAGCTATGGGCATCGCGGCGCAGAAGCTCTGGAACGAGAAGGCTTAG
- a CDS encoding DEAD/DEAH box helicase, protein MAVNFAPGDLVRARGREWVALPSPREGILALRPLSGSENDTVILDPSLETQPVEAARFDLPNDAAVTVQSKAALLADAMRLTLRRGAGPFRSAAQLAFEPRTYQLVPLLMALRLQIPRLLIADDVGIGKTIEAGLILRELMDRGEVDSFSVLCPPHLVEQWVGELKQRFGIDAVAVTSGSAARLERSLPLAQTLFDAFPYTVVSLDYIKAEKRREGFARACPDFVIVDEAHACVGTHKGKQQRFELLSGLARDPERRMIFLTATPHSGDEDAFGRLLSLIEPSFGAMNFDDARYRERLARHFVQRQRIDLISGEWNENRAFPKHETTESPYRLSQAHLDFQEAVLGYCFGVVSRAGSGLRERRLAFWGTLALMRCVGSSPAAALSALRNRMSNESDRLEPQIYDEDSDDEDAVDIEPSTGFDTDPALLALVVQAEELIYKADPKLTALIDALTPLIKKGANPVVFCRYIATAEHVRDGLRKAFPKLAIEAVTGVLTPDERRDRVAEMASADDQKEIQRILVATDCLSEGINLQQLFDTVIHYDLSWNPTRHQQREGRVDRFGQPAELVRSIMMFSPDSAIDGAVLEVILRKAEEIRKATGVTVPLPDNRGPVTDALMASMMLRRGGTRQLALDLRLDDGTKAMEARWRDASDSEKKSRARFAQNAMKPQEVAPEWEKVRTLLGSPEDAKVFIERAMSRFGVPLEPRKTLLVAHVHALEAGLKERLAQRGLTGSIRLAMIEPAPSGTALLIRTHPLTATLAEALVEASLDPEALSGLGIGRVGAWPTSAVQQVTRVVLLRIRFKLTVHARKERLLLAEEAALVALQGGKIIANGEAARAFLNTPATSDLASSARDRFIGKAKEDLPDLLGGPLAEFVKTRSEELMQDHARLRAAAGSASRVTVEAVLPPDVIGLFVLMPSEV, encoded by the coding sequence ATGGCCGTAAATTTTGCTCCCGGAGATCTTGTGCGCGCGCGTGGGCGGGAATGGGTGGCATTGCCGTCTCCGCGCGAGGGCATTCTGGCGCTACGCCCGCTTTCTGGCAGTGAGAATGACACGGTCATCCTTGACCCATCGCTCGAAACCCAGCCGGTTGAGGCAGCCCGCTTCGACTTGCCCAACGACGCAGCGGTCACCGTCCAGTCGAAGGCAGCGCTCTTGGCAGACGCAATGCGGCTAACTCTTCGACGTGGAGCGGGCCCATTCCGCTCGGCCGCGCAACTGGCATTTGAGCCCAGAACCTATCAACTTGTTCCGCTGTTGATGGCGCTTCGCCTTCAAATTCCACGCCTCTTGATCGCCGATGATGTCGGAATCGGGAAGACAATTGAGGCGGGCCTGATCCTTCGTGAACTGATGGACCGCGGCGAAGTCGATAGTTTCTCAGTTCTTTGCCCGCCGCACCTCGTCGAGCAATGGGTGGGGGAGTTGAAGCAGCGCTTCGGGATCGATGCTGTCGCCGTCACCTCAGGCAGTGCTGCCCGACTTGAGCGCAGCCTCCCGCTCGCACAGACGCTGTTCGATGCCTTCCCCTACACTGTCGTCAGCCTTGACTACATCAAGGCAGAAAAGCGTCGTGAAGGCTTTGCTCGAGCGTGCCCCGATTTTGTGATCGTGGACGAAGCCCATGCGTGTGTGGGGACGCACAAGGGCAAGCAGCAACGTTTCGAACTGCTCTCTGGCCTTGCCCGCGATCCGGAGCGTCGGATGATCTTTCTGACAGCGACCCCCCATTCAGGTGATGAAGATGCGTTCGGTCGCCTTCTTTCACTAATCGAGCCGTCCTTTGGCGCGATGAATTTTGATGACGCCCGCTACCGGGAACGTCTGGCGCGACATTTCGTGCAGCGCCAGCGGATCGATCTCATTTCGGGGGAATGGAACGAAAACCGCGCTTTCCCAAAGCACGAAACGACCGAGTCCCCTTACCGGCTGTCGCAGGCGCATCTCGATTTCCAAGAGGCGGTACTAGGTTACTGCTTTGGCGTTGTCTCGCGAGCAGGTTCTGGGCTTCGGGAACGGCGTCTCGCCTTCTGGGGCACGCTCGCCCTGATGCGCTGTGTTGGGTCGTCGCCAGCTGCCGCCCTCAGCGCCCTTCGCAACCGGATGTCCAATGAGAGTGATCGACTTGAGCCGCAGATCTATGACGAAGACTCCGATGACGAAGATGCTGTCGATATCGAACCCAGCACTGGCTTTGATACTGATCCGGCCCTCTTGGCCTTGGTCGTCCAGGCAGAAGAGCTGATTTACAAAGCCGACCCGAAGCTTACAGCTCTTATCGATGCGCTCACGCCGCTGATCAAGAAAGGCGCGAACCCCGTCGTATTTTGCCGCTATATCGCCACTGCTGAGCATGTCCGTGATGGACTGCGGAAGGCGTTTCCCAAGCTGGCCATCGAAGCCGTTACAGGCGTTTTGACACCCGACGAGCGCCGTGACCGCGTGGCCGAAATGGCGTCGGCCGATGACCAGAAGGAAATTCAGCGCATCTTGGTGGCCACCGACTGTTTGTCCGAAGGGATTAACCTTCAACAGCTCTTCGACACCGTCATTCACTACGACTTGTCTTGGAACCCTACCCGGCATCAGCAGCGCGAGGGTCGCGTTGACCGCTTTGGACAGCCGGCAGAGCTTGTCCGCTCGATCATGATGTTTTCACCGGATAGCGCCATCGACGGCGCCGTTCTCGAAGTGATCCTGCGTAAGGCCGAAGAAATCCGCAAGGCAACTGGCGTTACTGTGCCACTCCCTGACAATCGGGGGCCCGTAACTGACGCGCTGATGGCTTCGATGATGTTGCGCCGGGGTGGAACAAGGCAGCTGGCGCTCGACCTTCGCCTCGACGATGGCACGAAAGCCATGGAAGCGCGCTGGCGCGACGCATCAGATAGCGAGAAGAAATCCCGCGCACGCTTCGCCCAGAATGCGATGAAGCCGCAGGAAGTAGCACCAGAGTGGGAAAAGGTTCGCACTCTCCTTGGATCGCCAGAAGATGCGAAGGTTTTCATTGAACGCGCTATGTCCCGCTTTGGCGTGCCTCTGGAACCTCGAAAGACCCTGTTGGTTGCGCATGTCCACGCGCTGGAGGCAGGCCTCAAAGAACGGCTGGCACAACGGGGCCTGACCGGCTCAATTCGTCTTGCCATGATTGAACCCGCGCCGTCAGGGACAGCACTGCTCATCAGAACTCATCCACTGACAGCCACTCTCGCGGAGGCACTGGTAGAGGCATCGCTTGATCCAGAGGCGTTGTCCGGTCTTGGGATCGGCCGGGTTGGTGCCTGGCCCACCTCAGCCGTTCAGCAGGTTACCCGGGTGGTCCTGCTTCGGATCCGGTTCAAGCTGACTGTCCATGCGCGAAAAGAACGTCTGCTCTTGGCCGAGGAAGCGGCCCTTGTCGCACTGCAGGGCGGCAAGATTATCGCCAACGGCGAAGCAGCCCGCGCGTTTCTGAACACTCCCGCAACCTCTGACCTCGCTTCGTCAGCTCGGGATCGCTTTATCGGCAAAGCGAAAGAGGATCTGCCCGACCTGCTCGGCGGCCCGTTGGCGGAGTTTGTCAAAACCCGTTCCGAAGAGCTCATGCAGGATCACGCCCGCCTGCGTGCCGCCGCCGGATCGGCCTCTCGCGTCACTGTCGAGGCCGTTCTGCCGCCAGACGTCATCGGTCTGTTCGTCCTAATGCCGAGCGAGGTCTGA
- a CDS encoding HNH endonuclease has translation MIQSPQSFIVSQECQKVAWQNGYRRALGEADGWARYGSTTAKGTVWFAAGGHEGPWFLALDHGGIVEDLNLPPADVPGPGLLRYAYHNLTALYAVMPRIYQLAVTLPDGPLEEFRAAIAGLPKTTEAERLVIQRVGQDIFRDRLMTYWQGRCPLTGITDPALLRASHIVPWKDCIGDAQRLDVHNGLLLSALWDAAFDRGLVTFADAGEPEFSPALSEAARTELRWQASLSLTSRQRKNLAWHRDHAFNGSASRDASQNQSNNFDQ, from the coding sequence ATGATCCAGTCGCCCCAGAGCTTTATTGTCAGCCAAGAATGCCAGAAGGTTGCCTGGCAGAACGGCTATCGCCGCGCCTTGGGCGAAGCGGATGGCTGGGCGCGATATGGGTCTACGACCGCGAAGGGCACCGTTTGGTTCGCGGCAGGTGGGCACGAGGGGCCGTGGTTCTTGGCGCTCGATCACGGTGGGATCGTTGAGGACCTAAACTTGCCGCCCGCTGATGTGCCCGGTCCGGGCTTGCTGCGCTATGCCTATCACAACCTGACCGCGCTCTATGCTGTGATGCCACGCATCTATCAGTTGGCCGTGACGTTACCTGATGGCCCGCTCGAAGAATTTCGTGCCGCAATTGCAGGCTTGCCTAAGACCACCGAGGCCGAACGATTGGTCATCCAGCGCGTCGGCCAGGATATCTTCCGCGACCGACTGATGACCTATTGGCAAGGCCGTTGCCCCCTGACGGGTATCACCGACCCGGCGCTCCTGCGTGCCTCGCATATTGTGCCATGGAAGGACTGCATTGGCGACGCTCAGCGCCTTGATGTACATAACGGCCTTTTGCTTTCGGCTCTCTGGGATGCAGCGTTCGACCGTGGTCTTGTCACTTTCGCTGACGCCGGAGAACCTGAATTCTCTCCAGCCTTGAGCGAAGCTGCCCGTACTGAGTTACGCTGGCAGGCTTCGCTCTCGCTGACGTCGCGACAGCGGAAAAATCTTGCGTGGCACCGTGACCATGCTTTCAACGGTTCAGCGTCGCGAGATGCGAGCCAGAACCAATCAAACAATTTCGACCAATAA
- a CDS encoding GmrSD restriction endonuclease domain-containing protein: MTIFTTTSYPVGALIADIDLGKVGLPDLQRPFVWKNVKVRNLFDSLYKGYPAGFLLFWDTGAEGGLRGIGTKNTKAVPKLAIVDGQQRLTSLYAVVKGEEVTRANFKKERIRIAFNPLTERFAVWDAAIVKDKSYIPDISELWRPEANVFSIASEFLDQLSSVREVSDVDKKKIQNAIGKLHGLTNQYSFTALTLSATVDGATVADVFVRINGEGKQLNQSDFIMTLMSVHWDEGRTELEAFASAATKPHDGQASPFNHFIKPAPDQMLRATIGLALKRARLENVYNVLRGRDAKTGIDNPEKRDEQFQKMQAGQAAALNLANWHHFLSALTLAGYRGEKMISSGTAIIYSYVLYLVGIVDYGIDKKSMRQAIAEFFFMAALTGRYTNSPETRFESDLAIVRELPDGAAYLAKLREICSTTLTPDYWSITLPSQLATSASQSPSLFAYNASLIKLDADALYSPVKIASLVDPAVKGTKVALERHHLFPRAYLEGQGIRELKKINQIANFASIEWPENISIGKQPPSAYVPPLDAALSAEKRTQLYFWHALPHLWWTLPYEDFLVQRRERIARVIEAAWKLLAGNAPIADKTEISVTELINSGETDAVEFKSTLRVNLHTNQQDDKIQVSALKTIAGFLNAKGGTLLIGVADDGEVLGLEADGFPNEDKMALHLVNLITSRLGDVFRPYVHPRFEEQDGVRVLLVRCEPGPREAFLKDGSLQRFFVRGGNATAELQGSAITEYVKQRFEKAYG; the protein is encoded by the coding sequence ATGACAATTTTCACGACAACCAGCTATCCCGTAGGCGCTCTGATCGCCGATATCGATCTTGGAAAGGTTGGCCTGCCAGATCTGCAACGCCCGTTTGTTTGGAAAAACGTCAAGGTACGCAACCTGTTTGACTCCCTCTACAAGGGCTATCCGGCTGGTTTTCTACTGTTCTGGGATACGGGGGCAGAAGGCGGGTTGCGGGGGATTGGTACTAAAAACACCAAGGCCGTTCCAAAGCTTGCGATTGTCGATGGCCAGCAGCGGCTGACCTCCCTTTATGCGGTCGTAAAGGGGGAGGAGGTGACACGGGCAAATTTCAAGAAAGAGCGCATCCGCATAGCCTTTAACCCGTTGACTGAGCGTTTCGCGGTCTGGGACGCAGCCATCGTGAAAGACAAATCCTACATTCCCGATATCTCAGAGCTTTGGCGCCCCGAAGCCAATGTATTCTCGATCGCGAGCGAATTCCTCGACCAGCTTTCTTCCGTGCGCGAGGTATCGGACGTCGACAAAAAGAAAATCCAGAACGCAATCGGTAAGCTGCATGGTTTAACCAATCAATACTCTTTCACAGCACTCACGCTATCTGCGACGGTGGACGGTGCCACCGTGGCGGATGTGTTCGTGCGCATCAACGGTGAGGGAAAGCAGCTCAATCAGTCGGACTTCATCATGACGCTGATGTCGGTCCATTGGGACGAAGGCCGCACAGAGCTTGAAGCATTCGCGAGCGCAGCGACAAAGCCACATGATGGCCAAGCATCCCCGTTCAACCATTTCATTAAACCTGCACCTGATCAAATGCTTAGGGCGACCATTGGTCTGGCGCTCAAGCGCGCAAGGCTCGAAAATGTTTACAACGTTTTGCGCGGTCGTGACGCGAAGACGGGTATCGACAACCCGGAAAAACGCGACGAACAGTTCCAGAAGATGCAGGCGGGACAGGCGGCTGCGCTTAACCTTGCGAACTGGCACCATTTTCTAAGCGCGCTGACACTGGCCGGGTATCGTGGTGAGAAGATGATTAGCTCGGGGACCGCGATCATCTACAGCTATGTGCTCTATCTGGTCGGAATCGTGGATTACGGTATCGACAAAAAATCGATGCGACAGGCCATCGCTGAGTTCTTTTTCATGGCAGCTTTGACTGGTCGCTATACCAATTCGCCAGAAACCCGTTTTGAGTCTGATCTGGCCATTGTCCGGGAACTTCCAGATGGCGCAGCGTATCTCGCGAAACTGAGGGAAATCTGCTCTACCACGCTGACGCCTGACTATTGGAGCATAACCTTGCCAAGCCAACTGGCAACGTCAGCGTCGCAGAGCCCATCGCTCTTTGCTTACAACGCGTCGCTGATCAAGCTTGATGCGGATGCGCTCTACAGTCCAGTGAAGATCGCTAGCCTTGTCGATCCGGCGGTCAAGGGGACCAAGGTTGCTCTGGAAAGGCATCACCTTTTTCCACGCGCCTATCTGGAAGGACAAGGGATCCGGGAACTGAAGAAAATCAACCAGATTGCAAACTTCGCATCGATTGAGTGGCCCGAGAACATCAGTATCGGGAAGCAGCCCCCTTCTGCCTATGTCCCGCCTCTTGATGCGGCGCTGTCTGCAGAGAAACGAACGCAGCTCTACTTCTGGCATGCGCTACCGCATCTGTGGTGGACTTTACCCTATGAAGATTTCTTGGTGCAGCGACGCGAGCGCATCGCTCGCGTTATTGAAGCGGCATGGAAACTCCTGGCGGGAAATGCGCCGATCGCCGATAAGACTGAAATAAGTGTGACAGAGTTGATCAACTCCGGTGAAACTGACGCGGTGGAGTTCAAATCGACTCTGCGCGTTAACCTGCACACAAATCAGCAGGATGACAAAATCCAAGTTTCTGCGCTTAAAACGATAGCAGGGTTTCTGAATGCTAAGGGTGGGACATTACTCATCGGGGTGGCCGATGATGGCGAAGTGCTGGGGCTGGAAGCTGACGGGTTTCCGAACGAAGACAAGATGGCACTGCACCTGGTGAACCTGATTACATCCAGGCTGGGCGACGTATTCCGTCCTTACGTTCACCCGAGGTTCGAAGAACAAGATGGAGTGCGTGTCCTGCTGGTGCGATGCGAACCTGGTCCGCGTGAGGCATTCCTTAAGGACGGCTCATTGCAGCGTTTTTTCGTTCGTGGTGGCAACGCCACTGCCGAACTTCAGGGCAGCGCAATCACCGAATACGTGAAGCAACGTTTCGAGAAGGCCTATGGCTAA